Proteins found in one Plasmodium malariae genome assembly, chromosome: 13 genomic segment:
- the PmUG01_13025000 gene encoding NAD(P)H-dependent glutamate synthase, putative yields the protein MKKKSHQKGLYDSRYEKDACGVGVVADINGKSSRNVIQKAMQILLRLSHRGGVQSNNGDGAGILVGIPHDYFQMLSDTCQLPFLLPEKGEYAVAQIFLPQNEERRLFLYHEIEKEVYNHGLVVLGWRSPIPVRSDVISATVKKSEPFIAQMFVCKRSVFKNYDDFNIYPFSDINFTDDSNLNLNDLPDDIELLAFFIRKKLVRHNDMYFCSFSSRTIVYKGLLTPSQIYLYFEDLLSEQFTTYLAMVHVRFSTNTSPTWYAAHPFRRICHNGEINTISVNSLLFQERMQLAKAPSFFKSVSIKDLRPINEENYIIYDNDDEIIQKRDTFEDIMLTRNRIKKKSRRNLLLKLKRDYTYNSTALHYKIKREYMNSDINSNSEFLSNVNEASKSSSDDLMDLSEESIKHTLKGNHCNRNIGGNSGNDGSGGNSGNGGNSANSNSNNNCGNNCGNECNNGSGKHFGKCVKRRVKHGESKKTKGEISFPSDSSLFDNAIDFLTMTGREIEQAIMMLMPRAYQKDPNISPLERAFYEYHTCLMEPWDGPALVIFTDGNKVGASLDRNGLRPARYSITNYGLFVLSSETGVVDLSYDKVTHKGCVYPGKVVLVDFKEKKFLRHEEVLSKFLKLKPYKKWLDHYSIHLDNIIKPVSNMENIRMNAYKYGTILSKEDYYSSAETNLDYHDELLIKKLKAFGYTYDAFNIIISPMVKHAADGLGAMGNDTAFPFLSYLHRNLLYYFQQTFAQVTNPAIDPIREENIMSLMSNLGKEGDLLHCSYTNCQRIFINGPILNEALYNMLLQLPDFPHIIVDMTVDISKLESMMSGEYSGDYKFDIIKSTSSPKRSYQTDYFNKSDENKMKQGKEESNKKKISSKYLIKFIDNVNTKVENAVRRGNQLIILSHSNISESRVPIFSIIIVGALHKYLLSKNLRTKCSIIVKAGDCFEIHHLAVLLSFGADCIYPFILYESLQIIKYGDNEARLSNHQMISNYRHAANYGILKIMSKNGISTLPSYKGCGLMQPLGISDEILKKCFINVCDSIIGGVTFEFVEKEILKIFHNAFPKRILTLNVKDATEELDDYGEYHFRNIGNTQIHMNHPETISLLQKATRTGNKDIYKKYSELQNELINHCEIRGQLEINYKKCPSYNKKKKKNEPINIHLVESVNKILLRFCTGAMSFGSLSEEAHTTVATAMNTMGLKSNTGEGGEAEDRIKQQPITSETNCSSAVKQIASARFGVTAYSLVNAQELQIKVAQGSKPGEGGELPGYKVSARIASVRRSTPGVGLISPPPHHDMYSIEDVGQLVYDLKNINKEAKISVKLVSKLGIGVITSGVVKGNCEQILISGMSGGTGASKWTSIKHAGLPWEIGLAEAHQTLCKSKLRKRAILQIDGQLKTGRDVILGALLGAESFSFSTQPLISLGCIMMRKCHLNICPVGICTQDPELRKKFAGKPEYIINFFFMLAEEVREYLASMGFRKFSQIIGRSDLLKKKDHLKYDEKRRLLDFSKLLFPGWKYYAEDEIKDDNSNNNNKKKKKKRYTKNGSDKKRTNVNTYYVNSKYKGNNNTSLTRLAKMRGKSVLINETFNTVKKYDSSKTTDGGCCVNGADKNVNAFYVDSCECEDAEYAGDEEEEEEEDEEQEEEEDEGEEEEEEEDEDEGEEEEDEEDEENIGDEGKTEEVRSSNNEEPGKNERAKKRYKDHTEENKVIQESKPNEKVKYYVTVNGKNMKNVQVPNKKLRKILVEKKSHGKKKKKLKPIPIFCCEAQNHKLSDVIDRELIRRSKISLLNCTPVSIKMPIKNTDRAVGAMLSYHIIQKYGEQGLPIDTINVKFRGTGGLSFGVFLTSGVNFELEGDANDFVGKGLSGGIISVHFPKNSLFINECQKNMIAGNSVLYGATKGRAFFAGRAGERFAVRNSGAIAVVEGVGCHGCEYMTKGIVVVLGEIGCNFAAGMSGGIAYVLDINEKNVNHQMVDLKVCKTMDEKMTLEKLLHEHYERTNSCTAKILLQNFDDNLQRFTKIIPRDIKRVLTEACIEFVKTGNEEAAAILDDWASLLKSVDQPESMYKKAMQFFTTISDDISGLPKTLALRNVDGLIIYDILQDNHSKKLLTIKNPSSDMNTIYSEQHGIKKKKYFDFERFTHNLELCRKNNRKWRRYAEIPFKCSAFANFKSIFPKTLDEKSKEMIKKYMLNEKYLLDLHLKSLNSNKFIECLISREEGDDYISMNQKQISPNIYTLKKLLCANDNNDSNAPGDQTQKIPSVVPLNNDEDSLYAARSVESNVARMRAYSRGSTTVSTNAPWTSMSNTNNAAYTTTDSPEGRDARLAIGKEVVMLTPNNNENETNDTTKASTDYANVPNMNLAKPFLVANPNKVTGFKEYERLSHPLKDISSRVLDYSEIIVPINAKSKLHNQLLKTQASRCVDCGTPTCHYPNSSGGGCPLGNRIFDWNNLIYENEWKKALERLLDTNNFPEITGRVCPAPCEDACVLSINDKPVSIKFIELSIIEAGFLKKWIQPIIPCQRTGKRVAIVGSGPAGLTAAQQLNKAGHEVTIFEKDEYFGGLLMNGIPNVRLDKKIIERRLILMKKEGIIMKNNINVGVDIKLSDLMETYDAILLATGFKIPRTLDIPGANLHNIYFSMDFLTSCQKSLIKSDLMDDNYIDVSEKHVIILGGGKTAVDCISLAIRMGAASVLQFTRQDVPPISTTDYCWPGLKNIFKVEYSHEEAIIIQGRDPREFCVRSLEFIPSSKDPKRVSGVRAIKVKLKKCSKFENRKNSATATNTNTSNITTAIATTAKSEAKKQSSKSNKMKSYKHPEKPNGQGTTTASSHSSSSMADNDIIQNYHLRKDHKEYFDIPFTERIYKADVVILALGFYKTDDSIWEKDSIKIELDNYNCIKTKNRIYQTNYKKIFACGDCRIGPSTVVQAIAEGRDVASKIDEFITNSDSILPSCNTYYYYPKNYKNVPFRSSHWG from the coding sequence atgaaaaagaaaagccACCAAAAGGGCCTGTATGACAGTCGCTACGAAAAAGATGCTTGTGGTGTAGGAGTGGTTGCAgatataaatggaaaaagcTCGAGGAATGTAATTCAAAAAGCAATGCAAATATTGCTTCGGTTAAGTCATAGAGGAGGTGTACAATCAAATAATGGAGATGGTGCAGGTATTTTGGTTGGAATACCACATGACTACTTTCAAATGTTAAGTGATACATGTCAGTTGCCTTTTTTGTTACCAGAAAAAGGGGAATATGCAGTTGCTCAGATATTCTTACCACAAAATGAAGAAAGAagactttttttatatcatgaAATAGAGAAAGAAGTGTACAATCATGGACTAGTAGTCTTAGGATGGAGATCACCAATTCCTGTTCGAAGTGATGTCATTAGTGCTActgtaaaaaaaagtgaacCATTTATTGCTCAAATGTTTGTATGCAAAAGATcagtatttaaaaattatgatgattttaatatatatccattttcagatataaattttacaGATGAtagtaatttaaatttaaatgatttaCCAGATGATATAGAATTActtgcattttttataagaaaaaaattagtcAGACATAATGATATGTATTTTTGTAGCTTTTCTTCAAGAACAATAGTTTATAAGGGGTTACTAACCCCTTCacaaatatatctatattttgaAGATTTGTTGAGTGAACAATTTACTACATATTTAGCTATGGTTCATGTAAGATTTTCAACGAACACCTCTCCTACATGGTATGCAGCTCATCCTTTTAGAAGGATTTGTCACAATGGTGAAATCAATACTATTAGTgtaaattctttattatttcaagAACGCATGCAGCTAGCTAAAGCTCCTAGCTTTTTTAAATCTGTTTCCATAAAAGACTTACGGCCAATTAATGAAGAAAACTACATTATTTATGATAACGATGATGAGATAATTCAGAAAAGAGATACTTTTGAAGATATTATGTTAACAcgaaatagaataaaaaagaaatcaaGAAGGAATTTGCTTTTAAAACTGAAGAGggattatacatataacagCACTGCtttacattataaaataaaaagggaaTACATGAATTCTGACATTAATAGTAACTCAGAGTTTTTGAGTAATGTAAATGAAGCGTCTAAGAGTTCATCGGACGACTTGATGGATCTTAGTGAGGAGAGCATAAAGCACACTTTGAAGGGGAATCATTGTAACAGGAACATTGGCGGAAATAGCGGAAATGATGGTAGTGGAGGTAATAGCGGTAATGGAGGAAACAGTGCTAACAGCAACAGTAATAACAATTGTGGAAACAATTGCGGCAACGAATGCAACAATGGCAGTGGTAAACACTTTGGGAAATGCGTAAAGAGACGGGTAAAACATGGTGAATCTAAAAAGACGAAAGGCGAAATTAGCTTTCCCTCGGATTCCTCCCTTTTCGACAATGCTATAGATTTTCTGACCATGACAGGGAGAGAAATAGAGCAAGCAATTATGATGTTAATGCCCAGGGCATATCAAAAAGATCCAAATATAAGTCCGTTGGAAAGAGCTTTTTATGAATATCATACATGTTTAATGGAACCATGGGATGGACCTGCTTTGGTTATATTTACTGATGGAAACAAAGTAGGAGCATCATTAGATAGAAATGGATTAAGACCAGCAAGATATAGTATTACAAATTATggattatttgttttatctaGTGAAACAGGTGTTGTTGATTTATCTTATGATAAAGTTACTCATAAAGGTTGTGTTTATCCTGGAAAAGTAGTATTGGTAGattttaaagaaaagaaatttttaagaCATGAAGAAGTGttaagtaaatttttaaaactaaaaccatataaaaaatggttAGATCATTATTCTATACATTtagataatattattaaaccCGTTTCtaatatggaaaatatacgtatgaatgcatataaatatggtACTATACTAAGTAAAGAGGATTATTATAGTAGTGCTGAAACAAATTTAGATTATCATgatgaattattaattaaaaagttaaaagcTTTTGGGTATACATATGAtgcttttaatattataatatcacCTATGGTAAAACATGCAGCAGATGGGTTAGGAGCTATGGGTAATGATACAGCATTCCCATTTTTAAGTTATTTACatagaaatttattatactattttcAACAAACTTTTGCTCAAGTAACCAATCCAGCCATTGATCCAATCagagaagaaaatattatgtcCCTCATGAGTAATTTAGGGAAAGAAGGGGATTTATTACATTGTTCCTATACAAACTGTCAacgaatatttataaatggaCCTATATTAAATGAAGCTCTTTATAATATGTTACTTCAGTTACCTGATTTTCCTCATATTATAGTAGATATGACCGTAGATATATCCAAATTAGAATCCATGATGTCTGGCGAATATTCTGGTGATTATAAatttgatataataaaaagtacatCATCACCCAAGAGAAGTTATCAAACTGATTACTTCAACAAATCAgatgaaaacaaaatgaaacagGGGAAGGAAGAaagtaataagaaaaaaatatcgtccaaatatttaattaaatttattgatAATGTTAATACAAAAGTGGAAAATGCAGTTAGACGTGGAAATCAactaattatattatcaCATAGTAATATTAGTGAAAGTAGAGTACctatattttctataataattgtaggtgcattacataaatatttattaagcaAAAATTTAAGAACGAAATGttctattattgttaaaGCAGGAGATTGTTTTGAAATTCATCACTTAGCTGTTCTCCTCTCCTTTGGTGCTGATTGTATATATCCATTTATACTATATGAAAGTCTGCAAATCATAAAATATGGAGATAATGAAGCAAGATTAAGTAATCATCAAATGATAAGTAACTACAGACATGCAGCAAATTATggaattttgaaaattatgtCGAAAAATGGAATATCTACTTTACCAAGTTATAAGGGTTGTGGTTTAATGCAACCTCTAGGTATATCagatgaaatattaaaaaaatgttttattaatgtaTGTGATTCTATTATTGGTGGTGTAACATTCGAATTTGTGGagaaagaaattttaaaaatattccatAATGCTTTTccaaaaagaatattaacaTTAAATGTAAAAGACGCAACTGAAGAATTAGATGATTATGGAGAATATCACTTTAGAAATATAGGTAATACACAAATACATATGAATCATCCAGAAACTATTAGTTTATTGCAAAAAGCAACAAGAACAggaaataaagatatatataaaaaatattctgaattacaaaatgaattaataaatcATTGTGAAATTAGAGGTCaattagaaataaattataaaaaatgtccatcctataataaaaaaaagaaaaaaaatgaacccATAAATATACATCTAGTAGAATCAgtgaataaaattttattacgATTTTGTACTGGTGCTATGTCCTTTGGTTCATTATCTGAGGAAGCGCACACTACTGTTGCTACTGCTATGAATACTATGGGGTTAAAATCAAATACAGGAGAAGGAGGAGAAGCAGAAGACAGAATAAAACAACAACCAATTACTAGTGAAACGAATTGTAGTTCTGCTGTTAAACAAATCGCCTCAGCAAGATTTGGCGTAACTGCATACAGTCTAGTTAATGCACAAgaattacaaataaaagtTGCTCAAGGATCAAAACCAGGAGAAGGAGGAGAATTACCAGGGTATAAAGTTAGTGCTAGAATAGCTTCAGTACGCAGAAGTACACCAGGGGTTGGTTTAATATCTCCTCCTCCTCATCATGATATGTATTCAATTGAAGATGTTGGGCAATTAGtttatgatttaaaaaatataaataaagaagcaAAGATATCAGTTAAGCTAGTGTCTAAACTAGGAATTGGTGTTATCACTTCTGGTGTTGTTAAAGGTAATTGTgaacaaatattaataagtGGTATGTCAGGTGGTACGGGTGCATCTAAATGGACTTCTATTAAGCATGCAGGTTTACCATGGGAAATTGGATTAGCAGAAGCACATCAAACTTTATGTAAATCTAAACTAAGAAAAAGAGCTATACTACAAATTGATGGGCAATTAAAAACAGGAAGAGATGTTATTTTAGGAGCTCTGTTAGGTGCAGAATCATTTAGTTTTTCTACACAACCATTAATATCTTTAGGATGTATTATGATGAGAAAATgccatttaaatatttgccCTGTTGGTATATGTACACAGGATCCtgaattaagaaaaaagttTGCAGGCAAAccagaatatattattaattttttttttatgttagcAGAAGAAGTCAGAGAATATTTGGCTAGTATGGGGTTTAGGAAATTTTCCCAAATTATTGGCAGATctgatttattaaaaaaaaaggatcatttaaaatatgacgAGAAAAGAAGGCTTCTAGATTTTTCTAAGCTGCTTTTCCCAGGATGGAAATATTATGCAGAGGATGAAATTAAGGatgataatagtaataataataataagaagaagaagaagaagagatATACCAAAAATGGAAGTGATAAGAAGCGAACGAATGTAAATACGTATTATGTAAATTCAAAGTACAAGGGAAACAACAATACAAGTCTGACTAGGCTAGCAAAAATGAGGGGAAAAAGcgttttaataaatgaaacatTTAACactgttaaaaaatatgattcaTCGAAAACGACCGATGGTGGATGTTGCGTCAATGGTGCTGATAAAAACGTAAACGCATTTTATGTTGACAGTTGTGAGTGCGAAGATGCGGAATACGCAGGGgatgaagaagaggaagaagaggaGGACGAAGAACAAGAGGAAGAGGAGGATGAGGGGGAAGAGGAAGAGGAAGAGGAGGATGAGGATGAGGGGGAAGAGGAGGAGGACGAAGAGGACGAAGAAAACATCGGGGATGAAGGGAAGACGGAAGAAGTACGCAGCTCGAACAATGAAGAGCcaggaaaaaatgaaagagcGAAGAAAAGATATAAGGATCACACCGAAGAGAACAAGGTCATCCAAGAAAGTAAACCAAatgaaaaggtaaaatattACGTAACTGTTAATGGtaagaatatgaaaaatgtcCAGGTACCAAATAAGAAGTTGAGAAAAATATtagttgaaaaaaaaagtcatgggaaaaaaaaaaaaaaacttaaaccTATTCCAATTTTTTGTTGTGAAGCACAAAATCATAAGCTGTCTGATGTTATTGATAGAGAATTAATAAGAAGGTCTAAAATATCTCTACTAAACTGCACACCAGTAAGTATAAAGATgccaataaaaaatacagatAGAGCAGTTGGAGCTATGTTAAGTTATCATATCATTCAGAAATATGGAGAACAAGGGTTACCAATAGATactataaatgtaaaatttagAGGCACAGGAGGATTATCATTTGGTGTTTTTCTAACAAGTGGTGTAAATTTTGAATTAGAAGGAGATGCAAACGATTTTGTAGGAAAAGGATTATCAGGTGGTATTATATCTGTACATTTTCCTAAGAactcattatttataaatgaatgtcaaaaaaatatgattgcAGGAAATTCTGTTTTGTATGGTGCTACTAAAGGAAGGGCATTTTTCGCCGGAAGAGCAGGTGAACGATTTGCTGTTCGAAATTCTGGAGCTATTGCTGTTGTTGAAGGAGTTGGATGTCATGGTTGTGAATATATGACCAAAGGTATTGTAGTAGTTTTAGGAGAAATAGGATGTAATTTTGCAGCTGGTATGAGTGGAGGAATAGCATATGTATTAgatattaatgaaaagaatGTAAATCATCAAATGGTCGATTTGAAAGTATGTAAAACTATGGATGAAAAAATGACATTAGAAAAGTTATTACATGAACATTATGAACGAACCAATTCATGTACTGCTAAAATATTACTACAAAACTTTGATGATAATTTACAACGATTTACTAAAATTATCCCAAGAGATATTAAAAGAGTGTTAACTGAAGCTTGTATAGAATTTGTAAAAACAGGTAATGAAGAAGCTGCTGCTATATTAGATGACTGGGCTTCCCTACTAAAGAGTGTAGACCAACCAGAAAGCATGTATAAAAAAGCTATGCAATTTTTTACCACAATTTCGGATGATATATCAGGATTGCCAAAAACATTGGCATTAAGAAATGTTGACGggttaattatatatgatatattgcAAGATAATCACagtaaaaaattgttaactATAAAAAATCCGTCCAGTGATATGAATACAATATATAGTGAACAACatggtataaaaaaaaaaaaatatttcgatTTTGAAAGATTTACACATAATTTAGAATTGTGTAGAAAAAATAACAGAAAGTGGAGAAGATATGCTGAAATTCCTTTTAAGTGTAGTGCTTTTgctaattttaaaagtattttcCCAAAAACTCTAGATGAGAAATCTAAAGAAatgataaagaaatatatgcttaatgaaaaataccTCTTAGACTTGCATTTAAAATCGTTAAActctaataaatttattgaatGCTTAATAAGTAGAGAAGAAGGAGATGATTATATCAGTATGAATCAAAAACAAATAAGtcctaatatatatactttgaaaaaattactttgtgcaaatgataataatgatagcAATGCGCCGGGTGATCAGACTCAAAAAATACCCAGTGTTGTTCCTCTTAATAATGATGAGGATTCTCTATATGCTGCTAGAAGTGTGGAAAGTAATGTCGCTAGGATGAGAGCCTACAGCAGGGGTAGCACTACTGTATCTACCAATGCTCCTTGGACATCTATGTCAAATACAAATAACGCTGCCTATACTACTACCGATTCCCCTGAAGGGAGAGACGCTCGTCTTGCTATTGGCAAAGAAGTTGTTATGCTTACCCcgaataataatgaaaatgaaacaaaCGATACAACAAAAGCATCAACAGATTATGCAAATGTTCCAAATATGAACTTAGCAAAGCCATTTTTAGTTGCTAATCCAAATAAAGTGACTGGGTTTAAGGAATATGAAAGATTATCACACCCGTTAAAAGATATTAGTAGTAGAGTACTAGATTATTCAGAAATAATTGTGCCTATAAATGCAAAAAGTAAATTACATAATCAGTTATTAAAAACACAAGCATCTAGATGTGTGGATTGTGGTACTCCAACTTGTCATTATCCTAATTCAAGTGGTGGAGGATGTCCATTAGGTAATAGAATATTTGATtggaataatttaatttatgaaaatgaatggaaaaaGGCTTTAGAACGTTTATTAGATACTAACAATTTCCCAGAAATAACAGGGAGAGTTTGTCCTGCCCCATGTGAAGATGCATGTGTGTTAAGTATAAATGATAAACCTGTctctataaaatttatagaaCTTTCTATTATTGAAGCtggttttttaaaaaagtggATCCAACCAATTATACCATGTCAAAGGACAGGTAAAAGGGTAGCAATAGTTGGATCAGGTCCTGCAGGGTTAACAGCAGCACaacaattaaataaagcAGGACATGAAGTtacaatttttgaaaaagatGAATACTTTGGTGGATTACTAATGAACGGAATTCCAAATGTACgtttagataaaaaaattatagaaagAAGATTAATACTAATGAAAAAGGAAGGAATTATTatgaagaataatataaatgtaggGGTTGATATAAAACTATCTGACTTAATGGAAACATATGATGCTATTTTGTTAGCTACTGGTTTTAAAATACCTAGAACGTTGGATATTCCTGGTGcaaatttacataatatatatttttctatggATTTTTTAACATCCTGTCAGAAATCGTTAATCAAATCTGATCTTATGGATGACAATTATATTGATGTCTCTGAAAAACATGTAATCATATTAGGTGGTGGTAAAACAGCTGTTGACTGTATTAGTTTAGCTATTCGTATGGGTGCTGCTAGTGTTTTACAATTTACTAGACAGGATGTACCACCTATAAGTACGACAGATTATTGCTGGCCaggattaaaaaatattttcaaagtCGAATATTCGCATGAAGAAGCTATTATTATACAAGGAAGAGACCCACGAGAATTTTGCGTCAGAAGTTTAGAATTTATCCCGTCCAGTAAAGACCCCAAGAGGGTATCTGGAGTTAGAGCAATAAAGGTCAAGTTAAAAAAGTGCTCAAAATTTGAGAACAGGAAAAACAGTGCAACGGCTACTAATACTAATACTTCCAATATCACCACTGCCATTGCTACTACCGCTAAAAGTGAAGCAAAAAAACAGTCAAGTAAgtcaaataaaatgaaaagttatAAACATCCAGAGAAGCCAAACGGACAGGGAACTACAACTGCTAGCTCTCACTCTTCATCTTCTATGGCTGACAATGACATTATtcaaaattatcatttacGAAAAGATCACAAagaatattttgatattCCATTTACTGAAAGAATTTACAAAGCAGATGTTGTAATATTAGCACTAGGTTTTTACAAAACAGATGATTCTATTTGGGAAAAGGATTCAATTAAAATTGAACTTGACAATTATAATtgtataaaaacaaaaaatagaatatatcaaactaattataaaaagatatttgCATGCGGAGATTGTAGAATAGGTCCTAGCACAGTTGTGCAGGCCATAGCAGAAGGAAGAGATGTCGCATCGAAGATCGATGAATTTATAACCAATTCAGATTCCATACTCCCTTCGTGTAACacctattattattaccctaaaaattataaaaatgttccGTTTAGGTCTTCTCACTGGGGTTAA